TTTTTCAATATGCGGAAAACAAGCAGATTGTTCATTAGCTTAATTTAATGTCAGCATACAGGTATAATATTTATTATAATTGTGCAAAATTGTTACAAAAGAATTACAATGCGTTTGACTTTTTAAACACATTGTAATATAATAACGTTACAATTAAGGGGAATTATGTATGAAAATAGAAAAAAGAAGCATAATCATAGCGCCGAGAAAAAGAAAAAGAAAGAAGCTTCGTTTTACGAATAAAGTCGGTAGATTTTTTATTTCTATACTGTCTTTGTTTACGACAGCTTTTGTAAAGTTAACACGGTTTATAAAAGCGGCGCCTAAGCTTTTAAAATTTAATAAGAAATCTAAAAATCCTAACTCAGTTAAAAATAAAAATACGGAAATATATTTAGGAAGAACATCTCATAGAAAAAAGCCAGATTTATTCAAGCGTTTTAACAATTTTATCATAAGGAATAAATTAACAGTTATAATAGCATCTGCCGGTTGCGCTTGCATATTAATTGGTATTTTTATTGTTCCGCTTTTCTTTAATGCGACTAACGAATCTGTAAATGCGGAAAATTCATCTGCTTATAACGATACAGCAGAAAATAATGAAAACAGCGAAGCCAAGTATGTATTTACAAACGTAACTTCAGCAGGAGAGATAGAAGAATTAAAGCCACTAATGACAATCACGGTCACAAAGGGCGACGAGGAACAAACGGTTTATATGCGCGAAGGTACGGTTATAGATGCCTTAGCTATGGCCAGGGTCACATATGATTCAGACGATGAAGTAGCCCCTAAAGGAAATGTCGAGTTAACCGATGGGTTAAATATCGTTGTAGTTGATATTGAGATTGAAACGACGGTTAAGACAGAGGCTATTGAATATAAAACTGTAGAGAAGAAAGACTCTTCGCTTGTTAGCGGCAAAAGCGTAGTAACACAAAAAGGCGTTAAAGGTGAAAAAGAATTAACTTACAGGACAGTGTATAGAAACGGCGTAAA
The DNA window shown above is from Eubacteriales bacterium and carries:
- a CDS encoding G5 domain-containing protein, translated to MKIEKRSIIIAPRKRKRKKLRFTNKVGRFFISILSLFTTAFVKLTRFIKAAPKLLKFNKKSKNPNSVKNKNTEIYLGRTSHRKKPDLFKRFNNFIIRNKLTVIIASAGCACILIGIFIVPLFFNATNESVNAENSSAYNDTAENNENSEAKYVFTNVTSAGEIEELKPLMTITVTKGDEEQTVYMREGTVIDALAMARVTYDSDDEVAPKGNVELTDGLNIVVVDIEIETTVKTEAIEYKTVEKKDSSLVSGKSVVTQKGVKGEKELTYRTVYRNGVKSTTKLVSEEVTKNPVTKIVNIGTASQYSNSDIIILAKLIYAEAGGESDAGQIAVGSVVLNRIASSKYPNTMSGVVNQSGQFASLGSYSSRSLNNARKVCSGGKSLPSNVMYFRPSRLGTSWGSRTFYKTIDNHNFFK